A genomic segment from Camarhynchus parvulus chromosome 7, STF_HiC, whole genome shotgun sequence encodes:
- the CCNT2 gene encoding cyclin-T2 isoform X3: MKAAFNLRLNPLCPAIPLNACYTSKDLAQTSYFMATNSLHLTTFCLQYKPTVIACVCIHLACKWSNWEIPVSTDGKHWWEYVDPSVTLELLDELTHEFLQILEKTPSRLKRIRNWRANQAARKPKGDGQVSENSLLGSSLVQNSILVDTVTGVAANTSLQKPSTSFPAPVPLTSGSISVPDSHAPENLAILATGMPGTSYSLASHQEWPQHQEQARTEQIYSQKQETLPASQYSMNFQAGTSVQLHSGVHHRPDKLAEHSTVKQEYSHKSANKHHGQVPAPVIIPQKMSLDKYREKRKLETLELDVREHYVATPGEQQHKKHLQPQAASSVTSPIKMKIPIANAEKPEKHLSDKKEKGGSLKLRIPIPPTEKGASKEELKMKIKVSSSERHSSSDEGSGKSKHSSPHVSKEHKDKHKEHSLNRHHGLGHKHSHSHGGSGSTKHSADGVTPSVLRSPVGLSSDGNSSSSGSSRKKLHSNDASHNHHSKMSKSSKSSGSSSSSSSVKQYVSSHNSVFNLPLPPPPPVTYQVGYGHLSTLVKLDKKPVESGPDAHPQYSTNSQHMDYKDTFDMLDSLLSAQGMNM, translated from the exons ATGAAGGCTGCATTCAATCTGCGGTTAAACCCCTTGTGCCCAGCTATTCCATTAAATGCATGTTACA cAAGCAAGGATTTGGCACAGACATCCTATTTCATGGCTACCAACAG CCTTCACCTTACCACATTCTGTCTTCAGTACAAGCCCACAGTGATAGCTTGTGTGTGCATTCACTTGGCCTGCAAGTGGTCCAACTGGGAGATTCCAGTATCAACTGATGGGAAACACTGGTGGGAATATGTAGATCCTTCAGTTACTCTAGAACTACTAGATG AGTTAACTCATGAGTTTCTGCAAATACTGGAGAAAACACCTAGCAGGCTCAAGAGAATTAGAAATTGGCGG GCTAATCAGGCAGCTAGGAAACCTAAAGGTGATGGACAGGTATCTGAGAACTCGCTTCTTGGTTCATCTTTGGTCCAGAATTCCATTTTGGTGGATACAGTTACTGGTGTAGCTGCAAACACAAGTTTGCAAAAACCATCAACATCGTTTCCTGCACCAGTACCTCTGACCTCAGGAAGTATTTCTGTTCCAGACAGTCATGCACCTGAAAATTTGGCAATATTAGCTACAGGAATGCCAGGTACCTCATACAGTTTGGCATCACACCAGGAATGGCCTCAGCACCAAGAACAAGCAAGGACAGAACAAATATACTCTCAGAAGCAGGAGACACTGCCTGCTAGTCAGTACAGCATGAACTTCCAAGCAGGGACGTCCGTGCAGTTGCACTCCGGAGTACACCACAGACCTGACAAACTTGCTGAGCATTCTACTGTCAAACAAGAATATTCTCATAAGTCAGCAAACAAACACCATGGACAAGTTCCTGCTCCTGTAATAATTCCTCAGAAAATGTCTTTGGATAAATACAGAGAGAAGCGCAAACTAGAAACCCTGGAACTGGATGTCAGAGAACACTATGTAGCAACCCCAGGCGAGCAGCAGCATAAAAAGCACCTGCAGCCACAGGCGGCCAGTTCTGTTACGTCTcccattaaaatgaaaattcctaTTGCAAATGCAGAGAAGCCTGAAAAACATTTGTCTGATAAGAAGGAGAAGGGTGGCTCGCTCAAACTCCGTATTCCCATCCCACCCACAGAAAAGGGTGCCAGTAAGGAggagctgaaaatgaaaatcaaggTTTCTTCCTCAGAAAGGCACAGCTCGTCGGACGAGGGCAGCGGCAAGAGCAAACACTCGAGTCCCCACGTTAGCAAGGAGCATAAGGACAAACACAAAGAGCACTCTCTGAACCGCCACCACGGCCTGGGCCACAAGCACTCGCACTCGCACGGGGGCAGTGGCAGCACCAAGCACAGCGCTGACGGAGTGACGCCCTCTGTGCTGAGGAGTCCCGTGGGCCTGAGCAGCGACGGCAACTCCTCTAGTTCCGGCTCTTCGAGGAAGAAGTTGCACAGCAACGATGCTTCTCACAACCACCACTCCAAAATGAGCAAAAGTTCCAAAAGTTCAGGTAGTTCATCTAGTTCTTCCTCTGTTAAGCAGTATGTATCCTCTCACAACTCTGTTTTTAACCTTCCCTTACCCCCTCCTCCCCCTGTCACATACCAGGTGGGCTACGGACATCTCAGCACCCTCGTGAAACTGGACAAGAAACCAGTGGAGAGCGGTCCTGATGCCCATCCCCAGTACAGTACAAACAGCCAGCATATGGACTACAAAGACACATTCGACATGCTGGATTCGCTGTTAAGTGCCCAAGGAATGAACATGTAG